A window of the Streptomyces finlayi genome harbors these coding sequences:
- a CDS encoding type II toxin-antitoxin system Phd/YefM family antitoxin, whose amino-acid sequence MKTMSVTELRAGIADALDAVENDAEELVITRTGHEPMVVVSLAEYEALKETDYLLRSPAMAERLRRSIEQDRAGQGALRELVDPDDEAGRGAA is encoded by the coding sequence ATGAAGACGATGAGCGTCACCGAGCTACGCGCGGGCATCGCCGACGCCCTCGACGCGGTGGAGAACGACGCCGAGGAGCTGGTCATCACCCGGACTGGCCATGAGCCGATGGTCGTCGTCTCGCTCGCCGAGTACGAGGCACTGAAAGAGACCGACTACCTGCTGCGGTCGCCCGCGATGGCCGAGCGCCTGCGCAGGTCCATCGAGCAGGACCGGGCCGGCCAGGGCGCGCTCCGCGAGCTGGTGGATCCCGATGACGAGGCCGGGCGGGGCGCCGCGTGA
- a CDS encoding IS3 family transposase — MAEAFTGVEAQLGITAACRLTGRSRATHYRRLRPVPPRRARVPQVQPSALTAEERAAVVELMNSEEYAELAPAQIWARELDAGRYHCSVSTMYRILRERGQSGERRRQATHPAKAVPELVATAPSQVFTWDITKAAGPLKGVWYHAYVIIDIFSRYIVGHTVERAESAVRAEELIRETITRNGIVPETVHADRGTSMTSKKVSQLLIDLGVTRSHSRPKVSNDNPYSEAHFKTTKYMSDYPERFDSLAHAREWFDAFIAYYNHEHRHSGIGWHTPASVHFGTAEEVRDQRAVTLAEAYARHPERFGRRPRPPEIPQTAWINDPAKRREPAPQTP, encoded by the coding sequence GTGGCCGAGGCGTTCACCGGCGTCGAGGCTCAGCTGGGCATCACGGCGGCCTGTCGGCTGACCGGGCGCTCTCGGGCCACCCACTACCGCCGGCTGCGGCCGGTACCACCGCGCAGAGCACGTGTCCCGCAGGTGCAGCCGTCGGCCCTGACAGCCGAAGAGCGTGCGGCCGTAGTGGAGTTGATGAACAGCGAAGAGTACGCCGAGCTGGCTCCCGCACAGATCTGGGCGCGTGAGCTGGATGCCGGGCGCTATCACTGCTCCGTCTCGACGATGTACCGGATCCTGCGCGAGCGGGGGCAGTCCGGCGAGCGCCGGCGGCAGGCCACCCATCCCGCCAAGGCGGTGCCCGAGCTGGTCGCCACCGCGCCGTCGCAGGTGTTCACCTGGGACATCACCAAGGCGGCCGGACCGCTCAAGGGCGTCTGGTATCACGCGTACGTGATCATCGACATCTTCAGCCGGTACATCGTCGGCCACACCGTCGAGCGGGCCGAATCCGCGGTGCGTGCCGAGGAGCTGATCCGCGAGACGATCACCCGCAACGGCATCGTGCCCGAGACCGTTCACGCGGACCGCGGCACCTCGATGACGAGCAAGAAGGTCTCCCAGCTGCTGATCGACCTGGGGGTGACGCGGTCGCACTCGCGGCCGAAGGTCTCCAACGACAATCCTTACAGCGAGGCCCACTTCAAGACCACGAAGTACATGTCCGACTACCCCGAGCGATTCGATTCGCTGGCCCACGCCCGCGAGTGGTTCGACGCGTTCATCGCGTACTACAACCATGAGCACCGGCATTCCGGCATCGGCTGGCACACCCCCGCATCCGTCCACTTCGGGACCGCCGAGGAGGTCCGCGACCAGCGCGCGGTCACCCTCGCCGAGGCATACGCCCGCCACCCCGAACGCTTCGGCCGCCGCCCCCGACCACCCGAGATACCCCAGACGGCCTGGATCAACGACCCGGCCAAGCGCCGCGAACCCGCACCACAAACCCCATAG
- a CDS encoding Txe/YoeB family addiction module toxin produces MKVLFVDDGWNDYLWWQGNDRKILKRINQLIADIDRGGHEGIGKPEPLRNDLSGYWSRRINSEHRLVYRIDENAIIHVVACRFHYER; encoded by the coding sequence GTGAAGGTGCTGTTCGTCGACGACGGCTGGAACGATTACCTGTGGTGGCAGGGGAACGACCGCAAAATACTGAAGCGCATCAACCAGCTGATCGCCGACATCGACCGGGGCGGCCACGAAGGAATCGGCAAGCCCGAACCGCTACGGAACGACCTCTCCGGCTACTGGTCGCGGCGCATCAACTCCGAACACCGACTGGTGTACCGCATCGATGAGAACGCCATCATCCACGTGGTGGCGTGCCGCTTCCACTACGAACGGTGA
- a CDS encoding IS4 family transposase yields MERIEGVAAGRLTDDVSIGLLAAVFPEEAVRAAIDEAGAREERTRSLPAKLMMYLSLALWLEPGKGYVRTLRGLLEGLRWSRGGWGEYRVPSDGAISLARYRLGEAPLRNLFDEVAAPVADERTPEAFWRGLRLMAVDGTVFDVPSGKRNEAAFAVPAGGSRPQVRLVALAECGTLALTGAAFDSIAVGERTLFTRLLDRLAPGMLLLADRGFPSFGLYRAAAATGAQLLWRVSASFTLPVKKRLADGTYLSELRGERKSQRVTVRVIEYSVADDGGISEVFCLITTLLDPEHAPALELARNYAERWSVEVLFKLLKVDLRQSGGILRSGKPEGVRQELWALLCVYQALRTLIARAAVIAGIDPARISFPPVLDAVKSSLRTAFSP; encoded by the coding sequence GTGGAGCGGATTGAGGGTGTGGCCGCGGGGCGGCTGACGGATGACGTGTCGATCGGGTTGCTGGCGGCGGTGTTCCCGGAGGAGGCCGTGCGGGCGGCGATCGATGAGGCGGGGGCGCGTGAGGAGCGAACGCGGTCGTTGCCGGCGAAGTTGATGATGTATTTGTCGCTGGCGTTGTGGTTGGAGCCGGGCAAGGGGTACGTGCGCACCCTGCGGGGCCTGCTGGAGGGGCTGCGGTGGTCGCGGGGCGGCTGGGGCGAATACCGGGTGCCCAGTGACGGGGCGATCTCGCTGGCCCGTTACCGGTTGGGTGAGGCGCCGTTGCGGAACCTGTTCGACGAGGTCGCAGCCCCGGTGGCCGATGAGCGCACCCCGGAGGCGTTCTGGCGGGGGCTGCGGTTGATGGCGGTGGACGGCACGGTCTTCGATGTGCCCTCGGGGAAGCGGAACGAGGCGGCGTTCGCGGTTCCGGCCGGTGGAAGCCGGCCGCAGGTCCGCCTGGTGGCGCTGGCCGAGTGCGGCACGCTGGCCCTGACCGGGGCGGCCTTCGACTCCATCGCGGTCGGTGAACGCACCCTGTTCACCCGCCTGTTGGACCGGTTGGCGCCCGGCATGCTGCTGCTGGCCGACCGCGGCTTCCCCTCGTTCGGCCTGTACCGGGCTGCCGCCGCGACGGGCGCACAACTGCTGTGGCGCGTCTCGGCTTCCTTCACCCTGCCCGTCAAGAAACGGCTGGCCGACGGCACGTACCTGTCCGAACTGCGCGGCGAGCGGAAGTCGCAGCGGGTCACGGTACGAGTCATCGAGTACTCCGTCGCCGACGACGGCGGAATCAGCGAGGTCTTCTGCCTCATCACCACCCTGCTGGACCCTGAGCACGCGCCCGCTTTGGAGCTGGCCCGCAACTACGCCGAACGCTGGTCGGTGGAAGTGCTCTTCAAACTGCTCAAGGTCGACCTGCGGCAAAGTGGCGGCATCCTGCGCTCGGGCAAACCCGAGGGAGTACGACAAGAACTGTGGGCGCTACTCTGCGTCTACCAGGCCCTGCGCACCCTGATCGCCAGGGCCGCCGTGATCGCGGGCATCGACCCCGCCCGCATCAGCTTCCCGCCCGTCCTGGACGCCGTCAAAAGCTCCCTCAGGACGGCTTTTTCCCCCTGA
- a CDS encoding transposase family protein yields MLLRQAPGIRCDGQFLSAPDGTPLWVSDTEPGSVHDITAAREHCLPALYKAAADGLPTLADSGYQGAGIGVYHPFKKPKGSSHLQLHPDTQTYNALLRGVRPSGERAAAELKERWRTLKRITLSPECIDALMRAALVLNGMWK; encoded by the coding sequence GTGCTACTCCGGCAAGCACCGGGCATTCGGTGCGACGGGCAGTTCCTGTCCGCCCCGGACGGCACTCCGCTGTGGGTCTCCGATACCGAGCCCGGCTCCGTCCACGACATCACCGCCGCGCGCGAGCACTGCCTGCCCGCCCTCTACAAGGCGGCCGCCGACGGGTTGCCCACGCTCGCGGACTCCGGGTACCAGGGTGCCGGGATCGGCGTCTACCACCCGTTCAAGAAGCCTAAAGGAAGCTCCCACCTGCAACTTCACCCCGACACTCAGACCTACAACGCCCTACTACGAGGAGTCCGGCCCTCGGGGGAGCGCGCCGCCGCCGAACTCAAGGAACGCTGGCGCACGCTCAAGCGCATCACCCTCAGCCCCGAATGCATCGACGCTCTCATGCGCGCCGCCCTCGTCCTCAACGGAATGTGGAAGTGA
- a CDS encoding CPCC family cysteine-rich protein, with the protein MMAPMVSKEPFPGLSSDATHNLIACPCCFQQTLEERANFEICPECGWEDDGQDDADAHIVRGGPNGGLSLTQARLNYLEDAAEGCNESMTRGGEGLWMSEARRRMPDVAE; encoded by the coding sequence ATGATGGCACCCATGGTCTCCAAAGAACCGTTCCCTGGTCTGTCGAGCGACGCCACTCACAACCTCATCGCGTGTCCCTGCTGTTTCCAGCAGACTTTGGAGGAACGGGCCAACTTCGAAATCTGTCCGGAGTGCGGATGGGAGGACGACGGCCAGGACGACGCGGATGCGCACATCGTGCGAGGCGGGCCCAACGGCGGGCTGAGTTTGACGCAGGCCCGGCTGAACTACCTGGAGGATGCAGCCGAGGGGTGTAATGAGTCCATGACGCGCGGCGGTGAAGGGCTGTGGATGTCGGAGGCGCGACGTCGGATGCCGGACGTGGCTGAATAG
- a CDS encoding transposase produces MTTYQEQVAVEATIAEREWTAALGAVTGRITDCFGRREPRALAREMCEAMLMEQDTRNCWTLAEALGHSGPHRLQHFLSRAAVDHDTARDRIAMWTAGELADGQAVLVVDETGDGRFQVQ; encoded by the coding sequence GTGACGACGTATCAAGAGCAGGTGGCCGTGGAGGCCACGATAGCCGAGCGGGAGTGGACGGCTGCGCTTGGGGCGGTGACCGGCCGGATCACGGACTGTTTCGGACGCCGTGAACCCCGCGCTCTGGCGCGGGAGATGTGCGAGGCCATGCTGATGGAGCAGGACACCCGCAACTGCTGGACTCTGGCCGAGGCACTCGGACACTCCGGCCCCCACCGGCTGCAGCACTTCCTGTCCCGCGCGGCCGTCGACCACGACACCGCCCGAGACCGGATCGCGATGTGGACCGCCGGTGAACTCGCCGACGGCCAGGCGGTGCTGGTGGTGGATGAAACCGGCGACGGAAGATTTCAAGTCCAGTGA
- a CDS encoding transposase, giving the protein MTSTKPAGSDPAPRPKRRSFSPEYKLRIVAECDGAPRNEKGAVLRRERLYHSHVKEWRAARDAGALENLVDRRTGPARVKKSATEVENEKLRQQVERLQKDLARNKAALEVMGKASALLEMISESAD; this is encoded by the coding sequence ATGACCAGCACCAAGCCCGCCGGATCCGACCCGGCTCCCAGGCCGAAGCGCCGCTCCTTCAGCCCGGAGTACAAACTGCGGATCGTCGCCGAGTGCGACGGCGCGCCCAGGAACGAGAAGGGTGCGGTCCTGCGCCGCGAACGGCTCTACCACTCGCACGTCAAGGAATGGCGGGCCGCGCGGGATGCCGGTGCCCTGGAAAACCTGGTCGACCGCCGGACCGGCCCGGCCCGTGTGAAGAAGTCCGCCACGGAGGTGGAGAACGAGAAGCTGCGGCAGCAGGTGGAGCGGCTGCAGAAGGACCTGGCCCGGAACAAGGCCGCACTCGAGGTGATGGGAAAAGCTTCCGCGCTCTTGGAAATGATCTCCGAGAGCGCGGACTGA